The following DNA comes from Candidatus Poribacteria bacterium.
ATTGTTTTGATAAGATCCGATTGAAGGCAGATGATCCGCTGCGTAACACCTTGCAACTCCGTAACCCGTTGAGTCCAGAGATGTCGGTGCTACGTACAACGCTAACGCCGGGGGTGCTCGAAAACGCACAGCGTAACCGTAATCACCAGATAGACACGATTGCGCTCTTTGAAATCGGAGGTGTATTCCTCCACAATGGCGAAGGCGATAGGAGCGATCTCGGAATCGCGACACTTGAGCCGGAACGCGTTACGGGTATTCTCGCTGGGCAGGTTGGGGAAGGCGTCTATAGCGATCCGTACCGACCTCCAGATTTCTTTGACATCAAAGGACTGGTAGAGGGGATGCTTGAGGTATGCGGCGTTGTTGATTGGACACTACAGAAGACGGACGTTCCGACCTTCCATCCGGGCAGGAATGCAGAAGTGGTGTTGGATGATAGACGGATCGGTGTCTTCGGAGAGGTACATCCGGAGGTGCTCGAAAATTACGATCTACCGTATAAGGCGTATCTCTTTGAGTTTGACCTTGAAGGCTTAGCGGAGGCTACTACATTTGCCAAACGTTTTGAACCGATTTCCATCTATCCAAAGGTCGCCCGCGACCTTGCGATCGTCGTGGATACGGAGATCCTGTCGGATATGCCGACGGAACTGATCTATACGACGGGTGGAGACGCTGTAGACTCGGTGCGTCTGTTTGATGTCTATGAGGGTGAGCAGGTTCCAGAAGGGAAGAAGAGTCTCGCCTATACCATTACCTATCATTCTGCGACCGAAACGTTGACAGATAAAGCCGTCAATGCTCTTCACGACGAGGTTGTGCAACGTCTCAATCGGGAGTTGGGTGCCGAATTGCGAATGTAGCTATGCATGCCCATCGAATAAAGAATCTGTTTTCAGTCATTGCGCGCCACTACGATTTTCTCAACTCGTTGTTGAGTCTCAGACGCGATAGAAGTTGGCGGCGCGAAACGGTCAAGGCAAGCGGTGTTGATTTAAGCAGTAAGGTGCTAGATGTCTGCACCGGCACGGGTGAACTCGCCCTTGCGTATGCGGATAAAATTGGGGCGGAAGGTTTTGTGATCGCTTCAGACTTCTGCTTTGAAATGCTGGTTATCGGTGATGAGAAAATGGACCGGAGGGACCAAGGAACAGGCACCAGTTTTTTGGCAGCGGATACCCTGATCCTACCGTTTTTGGACAATACTTTTGACGTTGTCTCTGTGGGTTTCGGTATTCGGAACGTCTCAGATTTGGAGATGGGGATTCGTGAGATGGCGCGGGTTGCGGCACCGGGCGGTAGGGTCGTTATTTTGGAGTTTACGCAGCCCGTGAATCCGCTATTTCGGAGTCTCTACTATTTCTATTTCACCAAAATCCTACCTTTTGTTGGAAACCTTGTCTCTCGGAGCAAGGACGACGCGTATGGGTATCTCCCGCGTTCGGTCATGAAGTTCCCGAATTGCGATGCCTTGAAAGCGGTTATGGAGCAGTGTGGACTGATAGAGGTCCAGTTCTATCGGAAAACATTCGGTATCGTTTCGATTCATGTTGGAAAGAAACCTATACACTATTCTTAGCCAGCCGTTCTACATGCGCCACAACGGATTCAGATATCCCCTCCAAACTATAACCGCCCTCTAACGCAGAAACGACGCGCCCCGATGCGGTCTCCTCGGCAAGTTCAAGAATTAGATCCGTCAATGTGGAAAATCCGTCTGCCGTGAGTTCAGTCCCGGCGAGCGGGTCGAGGTAATGTGCGTCGAATCCGGCTGAAATTAATACGATCTCAGGTGAAAAATCTCTTAAAGCGGGGATAAGCACATCCGTAAAGACTGAGACGTATTCTTGATCACCGCTTCCCGCGAGCATCGGCACGTTCAGGGTTGTACCACGTGCTTTTCCGCTGCCCTGCTCGTAGCTTGAACCTGTGCCGGGATAGAGCGGCGATTGGTGGATAGAAAAAAAGAAGACCGTTTCATCTTCATAGAAAATGTCTTGTGTGCCGTTTCCGTGGTGGACATCCCAGTCGACAATCGCGACCTTTCCAACCCCGTGTTCGCGCTGAAGATAACGAGCGGCAATTGCGATATTGTTGAACAAGCAAAACCCCATGCTCCGGTTCTGTGAGGCATGGTGTCCGGGGGGACGGACCATGGCAAAACCGTTTTTCACGGTTCCCGTTGCGACGGCGTCTGCGACACGTAGCACTCCACCTGTAGAGAGTTTTGCTATATCGAACGAAGCCTTCACGACGGGTGTATCGTAGGTGAGCGGAGCTTCGTGTTCGCAGTAGTACCGAATGTGTTCAGGGTAGGTTGGTTCGTGTGCGTAGCAGAGTTGCGTGACACTTGCGGGTGTCGGTTCGATGGAGTGCAACTGTTCCCAGACATCGCTTCCCTGAAGTGCGGATAGACTGACGCGTAATCGATCGGGTCGTTCCGGGTGATTTGGACCGGTGTCGTGATTAAGGTAGTCTGGATGATAGGCGAACCCTGTTTTTTCTGTCATGTATATGCTTGGTCCTTTTGAGTGTCATGTGATTCTCTAAACGATAGAATCTTTTTGATTTTCCCCGGCTGTGCCCAATTGCATTTGCCTGCACCATTGAGCTGCCGCAACAATTTCGGGATTTCGGGGTTCTCAAGCGCACGCTTAATCTCGTGTGCGGTATCTTCAGACCAGCACGGGATGAACGCATGCATCGATTGGTTCCCTTGCCATGCTTGTCCATCTACACAGCTCAGGACAACTGGGTTAAACCGACTTCTCCCGTACGCCTCCCACATCACTTTGAACGGTGCAAACGAATAGGAACCAACACCGAACAGTGCCCACCAATACCCTCTGTCAATCGTTGAACGAAGAAGCGTTCCCCGTCGGGATCGTAGTGTTTCTTGAGCGTTGTGGAGGTGTTCTTTCAAGGGGACATGCTGTTCAATCTGATGCCGCGTGAGAGGTTTTCCGGTTTGCTGATGATACGGTAGAAGTATCCATCTGTGAGGGAACAATACATCTTGTCGCCAGACCTCCTTTGTCGCGAGTGGATATAGAAATGCTTCAGGGAGGTGCAAGGGCTTGTCTTGAAAAATAAAAACGCTGTTGGCACCGCATGTATTCACACCCTGTCGCGGTATTTGTGCCGAGGACACGTTGAGGTCAACGGTTATCCCTGTATTCAGTTCGTTGAGGTCCCGCACGACCCGCCATGGGTCTGCAGCGTTTTTGAGTGGTAAAGCCTTATGTTCAGTCCATTTTCCATCCACTTCCTTGAAATACGTAACCGGGAAAGTCTGACGCGTATCGCACCGAAATTTCGCGCAACCGTATGACGTGCCGACCCCTTCAAATACGCGTGTCGACGTGAATTCATAGACCGTGTCTACGGCGAAATCGCGCTGATTTGCGCGGTAATTTCTAAAACCGTTATGGGCGCCATCACCGAAAAAGAGGGAAAGTGGGAGATAGAAACACCCAACGCCGTTCTTTTTTAGCAACTGACCGAGAGCGATCTTTAAAACGAGTGCGGCGAGGTCGATACGAGAGGAACCTAAGAGCAATTGCTGTCTGTCTGGCACTAACCCTTCTGTGAGAAAAAAAGGTTTCACACGCGCTTTGTAATCCGAGGGCATATCCGCAAAATTCATCCACGGCGGGTTCCCGATAAGTAGGTCATATTTTCCCGCGTGCGGTTCCATAATCACATCTTGGCAGAAGAGTTGGGATACTGGGAAATCAACCTCGAATTCTTGTTTGGCGTTCTTTCTAAACCACGCCAGATGGGCAGCGTTCATCTCGATGAGCGTTAGGCGTGATAAGCGTTCAGAGGTGATAGGGACACCTCTACGACGTGCGAGGTCCAGAAGTGCGAGAATGAATGCCCCTTTCCCTGCTGTGGGGTCACAGATGTGTGCCCCGTCAATCCATGCGTCGAAGATATCCCATTTGTTGATGAGCCATTTTGCCCATTTCAGTGGGGTAAAGACCTCTCCAATGGTCGTTGATTTATCCAACATAGAGTTGTAAATTGGGGTTGTAGGTGTCCCGTAATATCGCGAGTTTCCGTTTATCGAGCGGTCTTCACTCTTGCCCATGTCGTTGCTAATTTGTCTTCTGGCTCGACAGCGAAAGCCTCGTCCCATCCGTTCAGTAGTTGCTGGATCTCATCTGCCTCAAGTGCACGGCTGAGAAGAACAATCTCGTCAATGCCGCCGGTGAATGACTCTGGACCGAATTTAAGTTGCAATACCTGCCCCACGGCGACCTTGCCACCCCACTCTGGTTTCCAATCTGTCTTATCGGCTGCCAATGCGCCCTTTTTGCTCTCAGGTTCGCCGTCAACATACATCTCAACGTTTGTGCCGTCGTAAGTTCCTGCAACATGGTGCCACTTTCCCTGTTCCAGTTCTGTTTTGCCGTAGAATCCGGGTGTAATCCCATTGGCTGTCCAGACTCTGAAAGAGAAACCGTCAGGTATCGGTTCACCACCAGACTGGTCTTCTAACAGATAGGCACCGTTTTTTCTGACACCGGTATCTGAATCGGCATCGACTCGGAACCAAGCAGCCACGGTCAATTCAGCTGATATGCTCTGAAGGCTTTTTGAATCTGACACATCAATGCTACCACCGCCACCCGCGACGACGGCTTTACCAAATTTACCGTTCTCAAATTTAAAATTCCCGACAATCTTTCCGTCGTTGCCGTTGCCAGATGCGTCTTTAACATCGCCTTCAAAGAGCCATACGCCAACGATTGCCGGATCGTCCTCTTCCAATGCCCATGAAACGGCGCAAAGGCATAAAAGCAATGCGACACCTATATATAATAGTTTCATTTGAAATCCTCCATGAAATACGAAATCCCAAAATCTTAATGTGAGCATCAAATAAACAGGTTTTCCTGTATTCGTTCTGTATAAGATATTATATCACACTTCCCTATTTTTAGCAGACGCTTTTTCTACGGGAAAGCGGAGAGCAACACACCTAAATTCAGGGGCGACAAATTTTCTTGCGGATTCACGTGAAATGTGCTAAACTTTAAGACATCTCTGAAGACTATGCTACGAGGTTAAGGTAACAAGAGGGTAATTTGATGGTTCAACAGAATACACCGCGCGCATTTCATGTGATGACAAAGCCGATCGGGCCGATATGCAATTTGGATTGCGAGTACTGCTTCTATCTCGATAAAGAGGAACTCTATCCCGAAACGCGTTCCTTCCGCATGACTGACGAAATTTTGGAAAACTACGTCAAGCAATATATAGAGGCACAGGAGACCAACGAAGTCACATTCGCATGGCAAGGTGGAGAACCCACGTTGATGGGGGTGGACTTCTTCCGACAGGCAGTCAGATACCAGCAGAAGTATAGACGTCCGGGTATGCAGATCCAAAATACGTTTCAGACGAATGCGACGCTCCTCGACGATGAATGGGCGGAGTTGTTCAAGCGGAACAAATTTTTGATCGGGGTCAGTATCGACGGACCTCCGGAAATTCACGATAAATATCGGTATGACAAACGCGGTCGCCCCTCCTCTGAACAGGTAATTCGCGGGTTGCGTGTCTTGCAGCAGCATCGGGTCGATTACAATATACTTTGTGTCGTCAATAATCACAACGCTGAGTATCCGCTGGAGGTCTACAACTACTTCAAAGAACTCGGTGCAGAGTTTATGCAGTTTATTCCAGCAGTCGAGCATTTCGGTGGCAAGAATGTGTCCCCGCGTTCCGTCACGGCGCGCCAGTACGGCAAATTCCTTTGTGCTATTTTCGATGAATGGGTCGTAAACGACATCGGAAGGATTTTCGTCCAGATTTTTGATATCGCACTCGAGGCATGGTTGGGCTATAATCCGAGCCTCTGCGTTTTCAATGAAACCTGTGGGAATGCCCTCGCAATTGAGCATAACGGCGATCTCTACTCCTGTGACCATTATGTCACACCCCACTATCACGTCGGAAACATTGCGGACAACACGATTGCTGAGATGGTGGATTCAACGTTTCAACGCAAATTCGGGACCGATAAACGCGATACGCTGCCCGAATACTGTCGGAGTTGCGAAGTGAAGTTTGTCTGTAACGGCGGCTGTCCAAAGAACCGATTCATCAAAACGCCTACGGGTGAAGATGGCTTGAACTACCTCTGCGCTGGCTATAAGCAGTTTTTCAATCACATTGACGAACCGATGAAGATGATGGCGTCCGCACTTCAGGCGGGACGCCCTGCGAATAGTATCATACCGATCCTGCGTCAACGTCAGCAGGAGAAAACCCGAGCCACGGCTTCAATCAGCTCACAGAAAGTCGGACGAAACTCGCCGTGTCCGTGCGGTAGCGGTCGAAAGTATAAGCAGTGTTGCTTGAATAAGAAGTAACAGAGCATCCAGAGTTAAAGGGATAAAATCTTGTCGAAAAACGTAATCGTCGTAGCGGGTCCAAACGGCTCTGGCAAAACGACATTCGCTCGTGAATATCTTCTCGATTCAGAGGTTTCCGAATACATCAGTGCCGACGCAATCGCGGAAAGGCTGGTATCCAGGCCAGAGGAAATGGACAGGGTCAAGATTCAAGCGGGTCGACTCTTCATACAAGAAATCCGAGAACTCATTGAAGCGGAGAAAGATTTTGCCGTGGAAGTGACGCTTGCCGGGAAAGGCTTTGCAAGAATTATCTCTCGACTAAAGCGTGCTGGCTATACAGTCGCGATCGTCTTTATTTTCCTCAAATCTGCTGAGACATGTGTCGCGCGGGTACGGAATCGGGTGAGCGCGGGTGGGCACCATGTGCCGACAGAAGATGTCGTGCGTCGTTTTTATCGGAGCAAGCACAACTTTTGGTATACCTATAGAAATCTGGTAGATCGGTGGAGCCTTTTCTATAACTCTGTGGAACACTTTCAGGAAGTCGCTTCTGGTGAAGGTAACAGTGTTACGGTAACAAACGAAACTTTCTTTGAATTGTTTATACGAGACATTGACAATGGAGGTTCATAATGTGTCAAGATGAACTCAGCCTTGAAACCCATAAATGGTCACGTGAGATGCTGCGGATCGGCAATCGCGCCGTCAAAAAAGCGCAGGAAGAAAACCGCAAAAAAGGGATTCCGAATGTGTATGATTTCAATGGGCATCGTTACTATGAACTCCCGAATGGTGAACTGACGAAAGAAGATCCATATCCCTTAGGAAAAGAAAGGGACGCGAAAGAGGAAAAATGTTAACTATCTGTTACGATCCGTACTCTGGCACATTGGGTAGATTCACGCGTGCCGAGATTTTTGATCTCGTCGCTGATGCAGGCTACGAGGGTATCAATATCCCCGTGAATTCCGGTTTTCTCGGTGAACTCTCGACTGCGGAGATAGATGACGCGGTTAACCTTGCCGAGAAGCACAATCTCGTTGCCCCAACGATCGGCTTCGGCAATCATATTTTGACAACGCCTGCCCGACAAACGGAAGCATTGCAGCACTTTGAGATCGTCCTTGAGGTCGCACGCCGATTCGATGCTGAGGTTATTGGGGTGTGGGTGAATCCGTCCGAAGGTGTGTCGCGAGAGGAATCTCTGGACGCACTTGCCGATAGTCTGGCGCAGATGATACCCGCTTGCAACGAAAATGGAATGAAAATTGCGCTTGAATTTGAGAAGGGGTGTCCGCTGGATAACTATCGCGAGGGTGTGGCATTCGTTGAGGATACGGGTCTGCAGGTCTATCTGACGTGTGATACGTATCATCTTTTCAATGATGGAGCTGAACCGCACACGGCGGTGCACGCCATGAAGACGTGCCTTGGTGATGTCCATGTATCAGGGAGTAACCGGGGTGAACCGGGGGGCGGCGTTTTCGATTTTGAAACGTTTGCGCAAGGTTTGAAGGAGATCGGTTTTTCAGGTCCGCTGGTTGTCCAGTACAAGATGGAAGGGGTCGCGAGTATTGCACGCAGCTGTGAGTTTACCAAAAAGTTTCGAGCGATGATACAAGCATAGAGAGGAGATTTTAGATGGAACGGGTTGTCGTTTTAATGTTCGCCTTTACCTTTATAATCGGGTATACCCACGCACACGTGACGGAGCATCCGTCGGTGGAAACAGACATCGGGGTTACAAACCCCTCCTACACTTTCATTGCGCATCATGAAGCCCCTGACATGAAACTTACCAGTGGGCAGGGCGCGCTGAAGTTCAAGGTGCTCTATACACGCGATCATTTCCCGCCAGAGGTCGTCTCCGCAATTGATAAAGCACACGGTGGGTTTGATGTGGACCGACGGGAAGGGAAAGGTGAAACCTATTTCGCACTGCCCGGCGTCGGCATCATCCAGATCAGTGCGGACCTGAAGACCACGCGACTCATTGAGACACCTCCCGCACTGAAAGACGCCAACGCACACTACACAACCGTCTGGGCAACCTCTACTGGGACACCTTACCTCTCTTTTCCCGCAAACGATGTCGGGAAGATTTTCACGACGACGATGGATGGTAAACTCGTTCATACACTGGAAGCTCCGAACGCAATGACTGATTTCGAGCATCAGGCGGTTAACACCTATTTCAGCGAGGGTGGGAAGTTTGTGCCGACCGGTATCACGCATATCGATGGAATGCTTTACGTTACGACGGGTTACTCCGATTTGGATTATATTCTCGGTGCGAAACTCACGAGTCTTGAACCGCTTGAGGCGAGTTGGTATCCGTTGGCATTCGGCGGTAAAGGTGATGAACCCGGGCAATTCGGTACAGGACATCACATCACCGTGCCTTACGGCACAAATCGCTTGGATGCTTCCGATCGGGCGAATGCGGAAATTGAACGTTACTCCCCAGATGGCACCTACTTGGAAACACTTCCGCTTATTAAAGGGTCATTTCCGTGTAGTATTGACTACGAAGCGGGATACGCTGTCGTGGCGTGTCTCTTCGGACCGAATAAAGAGAAAGGCGCGCCGCTCTATATCTTGGAGGGCAACAACCTTGTCTCAACGGTTATGTTAAAAGAAGAGTTGGGAGTGGAGACCTTCCAGCATCTGCATGGCGCGGTAATCCGTAAGATTGACGGCAAACTTTACATCATTGCGCAATCGTGGAACCCTGGGGATATTGTCGTTTTGGAACAGGTAATGTAGGTTCTCGCTCTGTAGGCGTAGACGCAGGGATTACGCTTATTTTAGTTGCGTAAGGCTGTTCTCACGGGGGACATACAGGTAGGCGTTCCGACCCGTGAAATACTGGGCGTAGACGTTTTGCCAATCACTGTTTGTCAATTTCCATCGTGGTAAGGGACCGAGTTTAAAATAGACAATATCCGCGTCTTCCAGACGCTGAAACGGATAATCCCCAATCGGTGCATCGCGGCGCTGAGGTACAAAAATAACAGCGTTATGAATGTTCTGCTCCGCTACCATCGGCGGCAATTTTTGATAGACAGGGTCCCAATTCTGATACACCTCTCCGATGCGGACATAACTCCACACGATGTTGACGCTGAGCAACAGAAAACAGATCCGGACCCCAATTGCAAGCCCGCGTCTTTGGAACGGTCTGAACCGTTCATTAAGGATACATATTCCGCGCGCTGCTAACGGGATGAACCCAAGAAATGTTGACTCGGTGTAATAACGAGCGTTTACAGGCGTGAATCCCCAGGTCGACCCCTCAAAGTAGAAGACGGCGTAAAGCAGCAAATTGGCGACGAGTAGGGACAGACAGAACACATCGTATCTGTTGCGCGAGCGGTGGAAGAAGGGTATAAACACCAGACACCACGGCAGGATTAACGGCACAAAGGCAATGAACCACGTCGCTGAGAGTTCTATCTCCTTCAATAAATTGTGGTGATAACTCCCCCAACCGAGGGCGTTGAAACTGATGCTTGGAAGGATGTGTCGCCATGTCCTTTCGATCGCCCATGCCGGTGTAAAGATAAACCCCTGTTCAAGATTCGGTTCGTAGCCTTCCATGCGAACCCCGAAACCGATTTTGTCGTAAGGCTGCGCGACTGTGTGCGTGAACATGAAGGGATCTTCCGTGAAATGTGCGTTCCATGACATACACACACCAAGCATCACAACGAATGGAATAAAGAAGAACCCTAAGCGTTTGAGTGTGGGGAGCAACGCTTGCGCCGTTTCGTGGTAATGTTGCCATTGGGTGAACAGATGGTAAAGTGTTAACCCCGCGCCGACAACGCCGAAAACTACAGCCGAGAGCGGACGTGTATTGAAGGCGTACCCCAACGAAAATCCTGCGAGCAGTGGGTAGCCGATCCGCGCGAGGAGAGGGGCATCCGCTTTGCAATTCAGCGTCTTGAGGAGCATAAGGAGATAGAGTGAAAGGTAGAAACGACTCACCGGCTCGCTGAACCATGTCGAACCCATTCCGAGTGTTGCGGGCGAAATGAGCGCGAGCACCGCGGCGATGAGTGCAATTCCGTTATGGATATCCCCATATATCTCTTTGACAAAAAGGTAGAGAAGCAGCAGCGCACCGCCTGTCGCGAGCGCAGGAATCAGCCACGGGGCGTTGATAAATACGCCGAACATCAGCATCAAGGCATTTCCGAATGGGTATTTTGAATACCACTTCCCGTTTAGTACATTGATATGCGGAGAAGAGGAGAAGCCGTGTTCTGGGGGTGCTGGTACTGAGAGTTTGCCCTCGGCGAACAGTTTTGCTTGGAATAGATACGAGACGGTGTCCGGTTCAAAGTAGGAGAATTGAAAGTAGATACCGCATAGGAGTACTGATAGCAGGAAACCGAGGATAGAGATGATGTAAATAGGTTTAATTTGCATTGGGTTGTTCGGTCGTCTCTAAAAAATTTGACTTTTGCCTCTCAATGAGGTATAATATCATTAAATTGAATTAAAATCACTGATTTTTTAATAGCAGGTTACAACTTGCGGGCAACATCGGAAAATGTGTAACATTAATACATTTAATATTCATCACCATCATTCGGTCGATTTCTGAGTAGAGCGGATGAAGGGAAATGAATAAATATCTTTAGATACGAAGCAAGTTTAACTTGTTTGGACCCTGGTAAACGAGCCGCTCTCCTCCGTGCCGCGTTGTCGGTGCACGTGAGAAAAAGAGCAAATTGTTTACTGGGTTTTTTTTTGATTTTTTTAATCTATAAAGTTTTCGATCCGTTTTTTCCGTTGTCAAAAACGGGTTTCTGCTGAGATCGTGGCAGGATTAAAAAATTTTAAGTTCTTCGCCTCAAAAATTGAAACTGGCGTTTTACATAACAATAGATGGAGGGTGTATCTTTGGATACATAAATAAAAAAATGGAAACGTTTGAGAAACCTGCTGGGACGAACGATTTTTTACCTGAGCAGATGGTTCAGCGGAATTTCGTTGAAAATATCGTCCGTGAAACCTTTGAAACCTACGGATATGCACAGGTTCAGACCCCCCTGTTTGAATCCTTTGCCCTATTATCGGCACAATCTGGCGAAGAGATCCGGCACAAGATGTTCACGTTCGTCGGTTCGGATCGGGTGGATTATGCCTTGAGACCTGAGTTGACTGCCCCTGTTTGCAGACTCATCGCCAATGGGGAACTAAAATGCCTTCCTTATCCGCATAAACTCTACTACATCGGGCAATGTGTCCGACAGGAACCGATTACCGACGGTGTCGAAGTCCAGCGGGAATTCCGACAGGCTGGTGTTGAACTCATTGGACCGGCTTCCGCCCAGGCAGACGCTGAAATTATTACGATTCCGATCCGAGTCCTTGAGAAACTCAACGTGTCACATACAAAGTTAAGAATTGGCAATACAGGCGTTTTCCGCGAGATTTTCAAACAGGGTGCCCTTGATCCGAAAGACCAAGCAGAAATGATCTGGGATATCGACCATCTCGTAAGTCTCCGTAACGAAAGTGAACTGTGGAATCTGGAAACGCTGCGAGATGCGCTCAATATGCTGCGTCGTTTGCAAGGACCTGACTATCAAGGTAATCACAAGATTGAAACGACCGCGATTCAGGAATTAACCGAGAGCACCGCCTCCGCTTTTGCGGAGAAGTTACCGACGATTGCCGAAGAGACTTACAAGGCGAGATGGCACCGTTATTTCAATGTTTCTGAAGAGACAGCGCGGTGTTGTATAGAGGTTTCAAAGGTGTGTGGCGATAAGCACACCGTGATGACAGCATGGGAGGCGCGGCTTGGCGATACTGCACAATCAGCACGTCAAGAACTGCTTGCCCTCTGTGACTGTTTGGAAAACTACGATATTACAGATTTTGAAATCAATTTGGGTATTACGCGCGGGTTCGATTTCTACACCGGTACGGTTTTTCAGATCGAATTACCTGAAAAACATCTACCACTCTGTGGCGGTGGAAGATACGACAACTTGATCGCTTCCTTCGGCGGTCCTTCGATACCCGGTGCAGGATTTGCGTTTCAATTTGACGCACTTGTAGAAGTCTTTACCGACACGAACAAGGCAACCCCTGTTAATGGGAGAAAAGACTACTTCATTGCAGCAGAAACCGCTGATGGCATTGCAGAAGCACAACGACTGGCTGAAACGCTGCGGAAAACAGGTAAAAACGTTGAGATAGACTTGATGGAACGGGATCTACAGGCACAGCAAGATTACGCCATCCAAGCGAACTATGCGTATCTGCTCCGTTTGGTCCCCAATGAACCGATGTATAGAATTCAGATCGAGACGGGTGATACACAAATGGTTGCTGTTGAAGATCTTCTGTAAATATTTTCAGTCCTTTATAAGGGAAGTATAGGAGAAGGAGAATTTACAATGCAAACGGAATCACAAAGGACGCTGAAACTACTTTTACCGAAAGGGAGTCTACAGACGGATACGCTTGAAATGTTTCAGCGCGCCGGTTACGAGCTTAATGGTTATACCGAAACGGATAGATCGTATCGGGCAACTTTCCGTAACGATAGCGAATTTCAGATCAAGGTCTCGCGTCCCCAAGAGATACCGGTCTATGTCGGCATGGACGATTTCTACGATGTGGGAATTACCGGTCAAGATTGGGTCGAGGAAACTGACGCGAATGTTGAAGAGGTCCTACCTTTGGACTACGGGCACATGGATATCCTTCTTGCTGTCCGCGAAGAAAGAGACGACATCAATACGTTCGAGGATTTGGTGAATTTCTCCGATAGAGATATCCGCATATCTACCGAATATTTGAACATCGCCGAGAAATATATCCTGAAAAAAACGGAGAATAGGGTCGCACCTGCAATTTTAACACCGTGGAAGCGACTCAATACCCTTGGCAGTTACCAATCGCCTATTACGCTGATGCTGTCTTTCGGTGCCACTGAAGGGAAACCCCCAGAAGAAGCCGATGCCATCATTGACAATTCGACAGCATCTCGGCGGACAATCAGGGCGAATAACCTCAAAGTGGTTGAACTATTACGCGAGACTGAATCTTCTCTCATCGCGAATCCGAAGGCACTCAGGGATTCATGGAAACAGGAGAAGATTGAAGAACTGAAGCAGACCCTCCAAAAAGGTTTGCGAAGACGGCGGAGTCAAGCACTCCCCGGTCACATCTAAGGAGCGGAACTTATGGCAACCCCTTTTATCAAACCGCGCGTTCCGCGCGGGATGCG
Coding sequences within:
- the ubiE gene encoding bifunctional demethylmenaquinone methyltransferase/2-methoxy-6-polyprenyl-1,4-benzoquinol methylase UbiE, whose translation is MHAHRIKNLFSVIARHYDFLNSLLSLRRDRSWRRETVKASGVDLSSKVLDVCTGTGELALAYADKIGAEGFVIASDFCFEMLVIGDEKMDRRDQGTGTSFLAADTLILPFLDNTFDVVSVGFGIRNVSDLEMGIREMARVAAPGGRVVILEFTQPVNPLFRSLYYFYFTKILPFVGNLVSRSKDDAYGYLPRSVMKFPNCDALKAVMEQCGLIEVQFYRKTFGIVSIHVGKKPIHYS
- a CDS encoding histone deacetylase → MTEKTGFAYHPDYLNHDTGPNHPERPDRLRVSLSALQGSDVWEQLHSIEPTPASVTQLCYAHEPTYPEHIRYYCEHEAPLTYDTPVVKASFDIAKLSTGGVLRVADAVATGTVKNGFAMVRPPGHHASQNRSMGFCLFNNIAIAARYLQREHGVGKVAIVDWDVHHGNGTQDIFYEDETVFFFSIHQSPLYPGTGSSYEQGSGKARGTTLNVPMLAGSGDQEYVSVFTDVLIPALRDFSPEIVLISAGFDAHYLDPLAGTELTADGFSTLTDLILELAEETASGRVVSALEGGYSLEGISESVVAHVERLAKNSV
- a CDS encoding LamG domain-containing protein — protein: MLTLRFWDFVFHGGFQMKLLYIGVALLLCLCAVSWALEEDDPAIVGVWLFEGDVKDASGNGNDGKIVGNFKFENGKFGKAVVAGGGGSIDVSDSKSLQSISAELTVAAWFRVDADSDTGVRKNGAYLLEDQSGGEPIPDGFSFRVWTANGITPGFYGKTELEQGKWHHVAGTYDGTNVEMYVDGEPESKKGALAADKTDWKPEWGGKVAVGQVLQLKFGPESFTGGIDEIVLLSRALEADEIQQLLNGWDEAFAVEPEDKLATTWARVKTAR
- a CDS encoding anaerobic sulfatase maturase, with translation MVQQNTPRAFHVMTKPIGPICNLDCEYCFYLDKEELYPETRSFRMTDEILENYVKQYIEAQETNEVTFAWQGGEPTLMGVDFFRQAVRYQQKYRRPGMQIQNTFQTNATLLDDEWAELFKRNKFLIGVSIDGPPEIHDKYRYDKRGRPSSEQVIRGLRVLQQHRVDYNILCVVNNHNAEYPLEVYNYFKELGAEFMQFIPAVEHFGGKNVSPRSVTARQYGKFLCAIFDEWVVNDIGRIFVQIFDIALEAWLGYNPSLCVFNETCGNALAIEHNGDLYSCDHYVTPHYHVGNIADNTIAEMVDSTFQRKFGTDKRDTLPEYCRSCEVKFVCNGGCPKNRFIKTPTGEDGLNYLCAGYKQFFNHIDEPMKMMASALQAGRPANSIIPILRQRQQEKTRATASISSQKVGRNSPCPCGSGRKYKQCCLNKK
- a CDS encoding AAA family ATPase, with amino-acid sequence MLSKNVIVVAGPNGSGKTTFAREYLLDSEVSEYISADAIAERLVSRPEEMDRVKIQAGRLFIQEIRELIEAEKDFAVEVTLAGKGFARIISRLKRAGYTVAIVFIFLKSAETCVARVRNRVSAGGHHVPTEDVVRRFYRSKHNFWYTYRNLVDRWSLFYNSVEHFQEVASGEGNSVTVTNETFFELFIRDIDNGGS
- a CDS encoding sugar phosphate isomerase/epimerase — encoded protein: MLTICYDPYSGTLGRFTRAEIFDLVADAGYEGINIPVNSGFLGELSTAEIDDAVNLAEKHNLVAPTIGFGNHILTTPARQTEALQHFEIVLEVARRFDAEVIGVWVNPSEGVSREESLDALADSLAQMIPACNENGMKIALEFEKGCPLDNYREGVAFVEDTGLQVYLTCDTYHLFNDGAEPHTAVHAMKTCLGDVHVSGSNRGEPGGGVFDFETFAQGLKEIGFSGPLVVQYKMEGVASIARSCEFTKKFRAMIQA
- the hisG gene encoding ATP phosphoribosyltransferase, which gives rise to MQTESQRTLKLLLPKGSLQTDTLEMFQRAGYELNGYTETDRSYRATFRNDSEFQIKVSRPQEIPVYVGMDDFYDVGITGQDWVEETDANVEEVLPLDYGHMDILLAVREERDDINTFEDLVNFSDRDIRISTEYLNIAEKYILKKTENRVAPAILTPWKRLNTLGSYQSPITLMLSFGATEGKPPEEADAIIDNSTASRRTIRANNLKVVELLRETESSLIANPKALRDSWKQEKIEELKQTLQKGLRRRRSQALPGHI